The proteins below are encoded in one region of Antennarius striatus isolate MH-2024 chromosome 7, ASM4005453v1, whole genome shotgun sequence:
- the LOC137599445 gene encoding ELAV-like protein 1 isoform X1: MALRRGHIRYLKVCEVQTSQNDVRDGQHVKGAAGKELFDNGFSEQMMDDDDNRTNLIINYLPQSMSQDELRSLFTTVGDVESAKLIRDKVAGHSLGYGFVNFVNPSDAERAISTLNGLRLQSKTIKVSFARPSSDMIKDANLYISGLPRTIGQQDLEDMFSRFGHIINSRVLVDQASGLSRGVAFIRFDKRSEAEDAVKHLNGHTPQGSAEPITVKFATNPNQTRNPQMMSQMYHGQSRRFGGPVHHQVQRFRCDRRPGHVIGDVTERRCDFVPLPVLFSRFSPMSVDHMGGGTTTSGNSSSGWCIFIYNLGQDADEAILWQMFGPFGAVVNVKVIRDFNSNKCKGFGFVTMTNYEEAATAIHSLNGYRLGDKILQVSFKTSKVHK, encoded by the exons ATGGCATTAAGGAGAGGACACATCCGGTACCTGAAG GTGTGTGAGGTCCAGACCTCCCAGAATGACGTCAGAGACGGTCAACACGTCAAAGGGGCTGCTGGGAAG gagctGTTTGACAACGGCTTCAGCGAGCAGATGATGGACGATGACGACAACAGAACCAACCTGATCATCAACTACCTGCCTCAGAGCATGAGTCAGGACGAGCTGCGCAGCCTCTTCACCACTGTGGGCGACGTCGAGTCGGCCAAGCTCATCCGGGACAAAGTGGCAG GCCACAGTTTAGGTTACGGCTTTGTTAACTTTGTTAACCCTAGTGATGCAGAGAGGGCTATCAGTACCCTCAATGGCCTGAGGCTACAGTCTAAAACTATCAAG GTCTCCTTCGCCCGGCCGAGTTCGGACATGATCAAAGACGCTAACCTGTACATCAGCGGGTTGCCGCGGACGATCGGCCAGCAGGACCTGGAGGACATGTTCTCGCGCTTCGGACACATCATCAACTCCAGGGTTCTGGTGGACCAGGCTTcag GTCTGTCACGAGGCGTGGCCTTCATCCGATTCGATAAAAGGAGCGAAGCCGAAGACGCCGTCAAACACCTGAATGGACACACCCCCCAGGGCAGCGCCGAGCCAATCACGGTCAAGTTCGCCACCAACCCGAATCAGACCAGGAACCcccagatgatgtcacagatgtACCACGGCCAGTCGCGGCGCTTCGGAGGACCGGTGCACCACCAGGTGCAGAGGTTCAGGTGCGACCGGCGGCCGGGTCACGTGATCGGCGATGTCACAGAACGACGATGCGATTTcgtcccacttcctgttttgttttccaggttTTCTCCGATGAGCGTCGACCACATGGGCGGCGGCACGACCACCTCTGGGAACTCGTCCAGCGGTTGGTGCATCTTCATCTACAACCTGGGCCAGGACGCCGACGAGGCCATCCTGTGGCAGATGTTCGGACCCTTTGGCGCCGTCGTCAACGTGAAGGTGATCCGCGATTTCAACTCCAACAAGTGCAAAGGCTTCGGCTTCGTCACCATGACCAACTACGAGGAGGCCGCCACGGCCATCCACAGCCTGAACGGGTACCGGCTGGGGGACAAAATCCTGCAGGTGTCCTTCAAGACCAGCAAGGTACACAAGTAA
- the LOC137599445 gene encoding ELAV-like protein 1 isoform X2, with protein MALRRGHIRYLKVCEVQTSQNDVRDGQHVKGAAGKELFDNGFSEQMMDDDDNRTNLIINYLPQSMSQDELRSLFTTVGDVESAKLIRDKVAGHSLGYGFVNFVNPSDAERAISTLNGLRLQSKTIKVSFARPSSDMIKDANLYISGLPRTIGQQDLEDMFSRFGHIINSRVLVDQASGLSRGVAFIRFDKRSEAEDAVKHLNGHTPQGSAEPITVKFATNPNQTRNPQMMSQMYHGQSRRFGGPVHHQVQRFRFSPMSVDHMGGGTTTSGNSSSGWCIFIYNLGQDADEAILWQMFGPFGAVVNVKVIRDFNSNKCKGFGFVTMTNYEEAATAIHSLNGYRLGDKILQVSFKTSKVHK; from the exons ATGGCATTAAGGAGAGGACACATCCGGTACCTGAAG GTGTGTGAGGTCCAGACCTCCCAGAATGACGTCAGAGACGGTCAACACGTCAAAGGGGCTGCTGGGAAG gagctGTTTGACAACGGCTTCAGCGAGCAGATGATGGACGATGACGACAACAGAACCAACCTGATCATCAACTACCTGCCTCAGAGCATGAGTCAGGACGAGCTGCGCAGCCTCTTCACCACTGTGGGCGACGTCGAGTCGGCCAAGCTCATCCGGGACAAAGTGGCAG GCCACAGTTTAGGTTACGGCTTTGTTAACTTTGTTAACCCTAGTGATGCAGAGAGGGCTATCAGTACCCTCAATGGCCTGAGGCTACAGTCTAAAACTATCAAG GTCTCCTTCGCCCGGCCGAGTTCGGACATGATCAAAGACGCTAACCTGTACATCAGCGGGTTGCCGCGGACGATCGGCCAGCAGGACCTGGAGGACATGTTCTCGCGCTTCGGACACATCATCAACTCCAGGGTTCTGGTGGACCAGGCTTcag GTCTGTCACGAGGCGTGGCCTTCATCCGATTCGATAAAAGGAGCGAAGCCGAAGACGCCGTCAAACACCTGAATGGACACACCCCCCAGGGCAGCGCCGAGCCAATCACGGTCAAGTTCGCCACCAACCCGAATCAGACCAGGAACCcccagatgatgtcacagatgtACCACGGCCAGTCGCGGCGCTTCGGAGGACCGGTGCACCACCAGGTGCAGAGGTTCAG gttTTCTCCGATGAGCGTCGACCACATGGGCGGCGGCACGACCACCTCTGGGAACTCGTCCAGCGGTTGGTGCATCTTCATCTACAACCTGGGCCAGGACGCCGACGAGGCCATCCTGTGGCAGATGTTCGGACCCTTTGGCGCCGTCGTCAACGTGAAGGTGATCCGCGATTTCAACTCCAACAAGTGCAAAGGCTTCGGCTTCGTCACCATGACCAACTACGAGGAGGCCGCCACGGCCATCCACAGCCTGAACGGGTACCGGCTGGGGGACAAAATCCTGCAGGTGTCCTTCAAGACCAGCAAGGTACACAAGTAA
- the LOC137599445 gene encoding ELAV-like protein 1 isoform X3 → MIKDANLYISGLPRTIGQQDLEDMFSRFGHIINSRVLVDQASGLSRGVAFIRFDKRSEAEDAVKHLNGHTPQGSAEPITVKFATNPNQTRNPQMMSQMYHGQSRRFGGPVHHQVQRFRFSPMSVDHMGGGTTTSGNSSSGWCIFIYNLGQDADEAILWQMFGPFGAVVNVKVIRDFNSNKCKGFGFVTMTNYEEAATAIHSLNGYRLGDKILQVSFKTSKVHK, encoded by the exons ATGATCAAAGACGCTAACCTGTACATCAGCGGGTTGCCGCGGACGATCGGCCAGCAGGACCTGGAGGACATGTTCTCGCGCTTCGGACACATCATCAACTCCAGGGTTCTGGTGGACCAGGCTTcag GTCTGTCACGAGGCGTGGCCTTCATCCGATTCGATAAAAGGAGCGAAGCCGAAGACGCCGTCAAACACCTGAATGGACACACCCCCCAGGGCAGCGCCGAGCCAATCACGGTCAAGTTCGCCACCAACCCGAATCAGACCAGGAACCcccagatgatgtcacagatgtACCACGGCCAGTCGCGGCGCTTCGGAGGACCGGTGCACCACCAGGTGCAGAGGTTCAG gttTTCTCCGATGAGCGTCGACCACATGGGCGGCGGCACGACCACCTCTGGGAACTCGTCCAGCGGTTGGTGCATCTTCATCTACAACCTGGGCCAGGACGCCGACGAGGCCATCCTGTGGCAGATGTTCGGACCCTTTGGCGCCGTCGTCAACGTGAAGGTGATCCGCGATTTCAACTCCAACAAGTGCAAAGGCTTCGGCTTCGTCACCATGACCAACTACGAGGAGGCCGCCACGGCCATCCACAGCCTGAACGGGTACCGGCTGGGGGACAAAATCCTGCAGGTGTCCTTCAAGACCAGCAAGGTACACAAGTAA
- the wdr18 gene encoding WD repeat-containing protein 18 isoform X1 yields the protein MAAPLEVIVSSDSSSQLWNCTVFDLHSGSSLLSYRGGNSSTRTLTVLGGQYLLSAQLGKNFINVWEIQRKDQLQQKIVCPGVVTCLAASPSGLFLAAAVAEAIYLWEVSTGKLLCVLSRHYQDVTCLQFTDDGSHFVSGGKDNLAQVWSLSSVIQVDSSHAPEPRHVLSRHSLPITDLHCGLMGAQARVATASLDQTVKVWELSSGELLLSVLFDVEVMSVTMDPCEYFLFCGGSDGNIFQVSLCNQEASSGCQRRPPHPRSGSEGVPDDNDDDTDGQTRRRLAGVQRERVIMQMRDKSGSGSYDSSLSSSSVSSSSSSFWITAVLCLHGTFAFESSEVKPPNKPGALPPHTPPHPPSDPRTVKSVEPEPLQLLT from the exons ATGGCGGCTCCATTGGAGGTAATAGTGAGCAGCGATTCCAGCTCCCAGCTGTGGAACTGCACCGTGTTCGACCTCCACAGTGGCTCCAGCCTGCTTTCCTACCGGGGCGGGAACAGCTCCACCCGGACGCTGACCGTCCTCGGCGGGCAGTACCTGCTGTCCGCCCAGCTGGGCAAGAACTTCATCAACGTGTGGGAGATCCAGAGGAAG GATCAGCTGCAGCAGAAGATCGTGTGTCCGGGTGTGGTCACCTGTCTGGCCGCCTCCCCGAGTGGACTCTTCCTGGCCGCCGCCGTCGCCGAGGCCATCTACCTGTGGGAG gtGTCCACGGGgaagctgctgtgtgtcctcagcCGTCACTACCAGGACGTCACCTGTCTGCAGTTCACGGATGACGGCAGCCACTTTGTGTCCGGAGGGAAAGACAACCTGGCGCAGGTGTGGAGTTTGTCCAG CGTGATCCAGGTGGATTCAAGCCACGCCCCCGAACCGCGTCACGTCCTGTCTCGTCACTCTCTGCCAATCACGGACCTGCACTGTGGCCTGATGGGAGCTCAAGCCAGAGTGGCCACTGCCTCCTTAGACCAAACTGTCAAA GTGTGGGAGCTGTCCTcaggtgagctgctgctgtccgTCCTGTTTGACGTGGAGGTCATGTCTGTGACCATGGACCCCTGCGAGTACTTCCTGTTCTGTGGGGGCAGCGACGGGAACATCTTCCAGGTGTCCCTCTGCAACCAG GAAGCATCGTCTGGGTGTCAGCGCcgccctcctcatcctcgctCAGGCAGCGAAGGTGTTCCAGATGACAACGACGACGACACCGACGGCCAGACGAGACGACGTCTCGCTGGCGTGCAGCGGGAACGTGTAATTATGCAAATGAGGGATAAATCCGGAAGCGGTTCTTATGACTCGTCTCTTTCTTCATCgtccgtttcttcttcttcttcttcgttttGGATCACAGCTGTTCTTTGTCTTCACGGCACATTTGCATTTGAAAGCAGTGAAGTTAAGCCTCCAAACAAACCGGGAGCTTTGCCTCCACATACCCCCCCGCACCCCCCCTCCGATCCCCGGACCGTTAAATCTGTAGAACCAGAACCTCTACAGCTGCTCACGTAG